In Streptomyces sp. DG2A-72, one genomic interval encodes:
- a CDS encoding transketolase, with the protein MNTGELQELAQQLRVDSVRAAAAAGSGHPTSSMSAADLMAVLLAHHFRYDFDRPAHPAADRFVLSKGHASPLLYAMYKAAGALDDDALLTFRKLGSRLEGHPTPRRLPWVETATGSLGQGLPVGAGIALAGKRLDRTGYRVWVLCGDSELAEGSVWESAEQAAYEHLDNLTAIVDVNRLGQRGPTRHGHDLDAYARRFQAFGWHTVELDGHDVDAIDRAYGEALSTTGQPTVILARTLKGKGVEAVQDREGLHGKPLPEADEAIAELGGRRDLRVHVQEPPAARMLHSVGTGQLELPRWDKGDEVATRDAYGQALSALGTAREDVVALDGEVSDSTRAEFFAKEHPDRFFECYIAEQQMVANAVAFAARGWVPYASTFAAFLTRAHDFVRMASVSGAGINLVGSHAGVAIGQDGPSQMGLEDLAMMRAVHDSTVLYPCDANQAAHLVASMAGCDGIRYLRTSRGKSPVIYGPDEEFPVGGSKVLRSSDEDRMTLVAAGVTVHEALAAADALKGEGIAVRVIDLYSVKPADLPTLRKAAEDTGCLLTVEDHHEEGGIGDAVLAAFLDGRPVPRLVRLAVRSMPGSASPEEQLHAAGIDAESIAAAGRLLVEEAVVR; encoded by the coding sequence ATGAACACCGGTGAACTCCAGGAACTCGCCCAGCAGCTGCGCGTGGACAGCGTCCGTGCCGCTGCCGCCGCGGGCTCCGGGCACCCCACGTCCTCGATGTCCGCGGCGGACCTGATGGCGGTCCTGCTCGCCCACCACTTCCGCTACGACTTCGACCGCCCCGCCCACCCCGCCGCCGACCGCTTCGTGCTCTCCAAGGGACACGCCTCGCCCCTGCTGTACGCCATGTACAAGGCGGCCGGCGCCCTCGACGACGACGCACTGCTCACCTTCCGCAAGCTGGGCAGCAGGCTCGAAGGACATCCGACGCCCCGGCGGCTGCCGTGGGTAGAGACGGCCACCGGCTCGCTCGGTCAGGGACTGCCCGTCGGCGCCGGCATCGCGCTGGCCGGCAAGCGGCTGGACCGCACCGGATACCGGGTGTGGGTGCTGTGCGGCGACAGCGAGCTGGCCGAGGGTTCCGTGTGGGAGTCCGCCGAGCAGGCGGCGTACGAGCATCTGGACAACCTCACCGCGATCGTCGACGTCAACCGGCTGGGCCAGCGCGGCCCCACCCGGCACGGCCACGACCTCGACGCCTACGCCCGCCGCTTCCAGGCCTTCGGCTGGCACACCGTGGAGCTCGACGGACACGACGTCGACGCGATCGACCGCGCCTACGGCGAGGCACTGTCGACCACCGGCCAGCCGACCGTGATCCTCGCCCGCACCCTCAAGGGCAAGGGCGTCGAGGCCGTCCAGGACCGCGAAGGACTGCACGGCAAGCCGCTGCCGGAGGCCGACGAGGCCATCGCCGAACTCGGCGGACGACGCGACCTGCGCGTCCACGTCCAGGAGCCGCCCGCCGCCCGGATGCTGCACTCCGTGGGCACCGGGCAGCTCGAACTGCCGCGGTGGGACAAGGGTGATGAGGTCGCGACCCGGGACGCCTACGGTCAGGCGCTCTCCGCGCTCGGCACCGCGCGCGAGGACGTCGTCGCCCTCGACGGTGAGGTCAGCGACTCCACGCGGGCCGAGTTCTTCGCCAAGGAACACCCCGACCGGTTCTTCGAGTGCTACATCGCCGAGCAGCAGATGGTCGCCAACGCGGTCGCGTTCGCGGCGCGCGGCTGGGTGCCGTACGCGTCCACGTTCGCCGCGTTCCTCACCCGCGCCCACGACTTCGTCCGCATGGCCTCCGTCAGCGGTGCCGGCATCAACCTCGTCGGCTCGCACGCCGGTGTCGCGATCGGGCAGGACGGGCCCTCGCAGATGGGCCTGGAGGACCTGGCGATGATGCGGGCGGTGCACGACTCGACCGTGCTGTACCCGTGCGACGCCAACCAGGCCGCCCACCTCGTCGCCTCCATGGCGGGCTGCGACGGCATCCGCTACCTGCGTACCTCCCGCGGCAAGAGCCCGGTGATCTACGGCCCCGACGAGGAGTTCCCCGTCGGCGGCAGCAAGGTGCTGCGCTCCTCCGATGAGGACCGGATGACGCTCGTCGCGGCGGGCGTCACCGTGCACGAGGCGCTGGCCGCCGCCGACGCGCTGAAGGGGGAGGGCATCGCCGTACGGGTGATCGACCTCTACTCGGTCAAACCCGCCGACCTGCCCACTCTGCGCAAGGCGGCCGAGGACACCGGCTGTCTGCTCACCGTGGAGGACCACCATGAGGAGGGCGGCATCGGCGACGCCGTCCTCGCCGCGTTCCTCGACGGCCGGCCCGTGCCGCGGCTGGTGCGGCTCGCCGTACGGTCGATGCCGGGCTCCGCGTCGCCGGAGGAGCAGCTGCACGCCGCGGGCATCGACGCCGAGTCGATCGCGGCGGCGGGGCGGCTGCTGGTGGAGGAGGCGGTCGTGCGATGA
- the ligD gene encoding non-homologous end-joining DNA ligase, with protein sequence MSGDDVRTVRAGRRTVEVHRPGKVLFPGDGDAKEYTKGDLVDYYRAVAPFMLPHLRGRPLMLQRQPDGLDGPQFMQKNTPDHYPEWITRVEVSKEGGTVCHTVCDDTATLVYLADQACLTLHRWLSRTDSLDRPDRMVFDLDPAEDDFETVREAARLLGGLLDELKLPSALMTTGSRGLHVIVPLNGHHDFDEVREFARDLADTLAGAHPDRLTTAARKKDRGDRLYLDVQRNAYAQTAAAPYTVRAKPGAPVATPLTWTQLDDPDLDARHWTIADAVEQARTDPWSGAMKKGRALGPARRRLDALRD encoded by the coding sequence ATGAGCGGCGACGACGTACGGACGGTGCGCGCGGGGCGCCGTACGGTCGAGGTGCACCGCCCCGGCAAGGTGCTCTTCCCCGGCGACGGGGACGCGAAGGAGTACACCAAGGGCGACCTCGTCGACTACTACCGTGCCGTCGCCCCGTTCATGCTGCCCCATCTGCGCGGGCGCCCGCTGATGCTCCAGCGGCAGCCCGACGGGCTCGACGGTCCCCAGTTCATGCAGAAGAACACCCCGGACCACTACCCGGAGTGGATCACCCGGGTCGAGGTGTCCAAGGAAGGCGGCACCGTCTGCCACACCGTCTGCGACGACACCGCGACCCTGGTGTACCTCGCCGACCAGGCCTGTCTCACCCTGCACCGCTGGCTCTCGCGCACCGACAGCCTCGACCGGCCCGACCGGATGGTCTTCGACCTCGACCCGGCCGAGGACGACTTCGAGACGGTGCGGGAGGCCGCCCGGCTGCTCGGCGGACTGCTGGACGAACTGAAGCTGCCCTCGGCCCTGATGACCACCGGCTCCCGCGGACTCCATGTGATCGTGCCGCTGAACGGACATCACGACTTCGACGAGGTACGGGAGTTCGCCCGCGACCTCGCCGACACCCTCGCCGGCGCCCACCCCGACCGGCTCACCACCGCCGCCCGCAAGAAGGACCGCGGCGACCGGCTGTACCTGGACGTCCAGCGCAACGCCTACGCCCAGACCGCCGCCGCGCCCTACACGGTCCGCGCCAAGCCCGGCGCGCCCGTCGCGACGCCCCTCACCTGGACCCAGCTGGACGACCCGGACCTCGACGCCCGCCACTGGACCATCGCCGACGCCGTCGAGCAGGCCCGCACCGACCCCTGGAGCGGAGCGATGAAGAAGGGCCGCGCCCTGGGACCGGCCCGGCGCAGGCTGGACGCGCTGCGGGACTGA
- a CDS encoding gas vesicle protein produces MTNSQNEPTSSRRQGGADDRPTPMEVLRQGSTQLAELTGMTAETVSSFEQTEDGWTLEIEVLELARVPDTMSLLASYQVDLDPHGQLTGYRRVRRYERGRSDAHRPAGR; encoded by the coding sequence ATGACTAATTCACAGAACGAACCCACATCATCCAGACGACAGGGCGGGGCGGACGACCGGCCGACCCCCATGGAAGTGCTGCGCCAAGGAAGCACCCAGCTCGCCGAACTCACCGGCATGACCGCGGAGACGGTGTCGTCCTTCGAACAGACCGAGGACGGCTGGACGTTGGAGATCGAGGTCCTGGAACTGGCCCGCGTCCCCGACACGATGAGCCTGCTCGCGAGCTACCAGGTCGATCTCGACCCCCACGGACAGCTCACCGGCTACCGGCGCGTTCGCCGTTATGAACGCGGGCGGTCCGACGCACACAGGCCCGCCGGCCGCTAG
- a CDS encoding gas vesicle structural protein GvpA, with product MTVVPAQQAGGGGGTSGLYDVLELVLDRGLVIDAFVRVSLVGIEILKIDVRVVVASVDTYLRFAEACNRLDLEAGPRKSPGLPDMVGEITESGAQGKSKGALSGAAETISDAFKQARQEGEAEPRPRARKSTAARRKGEQE from the coding sequence ATGACCGTTGTCCCGGCACAGCAAGCCGGCGGAGGAGGCGGCACCAGCGGCCTCTACGACGTCCTGGAACTCGTCCTCGACAGGGGACTCGTCATCGACGCGTTCGTGCGGGTCTCCCTCGTCGGCATCGAGATCCTGAAGATCGACGTCCGCGTGGTCGTCGCCAGCGTCGACACCTATCTGCGCTTCGCCGAGGCGTGCAACCGGCTCGACCTGGAGGCGGGGCCGCGCAAGAGCCCCGGTCTGCCCGACATGGTCGGCGAGATCACCGAGTCCGGCGCGCAGGGCAAGTCCAAGGGGGCGCTGTCCGGCGCCGCCGAAACCATCTCCGACGCGTTCAAGCAGGCCCGCCAGGAAGGGGAGGCCGAGCCGAGGCCGCGCGCCCGCAAGTCGACCGCGGCACGCCGGAAGGGGGAACAGGAGTGA
- a CDS encoding GvpL/GvpF family gas vesicle protein: MSTYVYGIAAASHPSLPKKLSGVGDPPRPVRVLTAADLAALVSDAPEGLRPKRRDLLAHQAVLAETGAAGCVLPMRFGSVAPDDETVTGVLAERADHYKERLRALDGKVEYNVKAVHDEEAVLHRLLSENPEIRAMTEANRKAGGGSYEQRLRLGETVVAAVKAREAEDATEVRAALEPAAAAVSVGPESTGWLANLSFLVERETAETFVTGVEEIRKAFPHLELRLNGPLPPYSFVEPGPAQPAGSVLGADAAEE, encoded by the coding sequence GTGAGCACGTACGTGTACGGCATCGCCGCCGCCTCCCATCCGTCCCTGCCCAAGAAGCTGTCCGGCGTCGGCGACCCGCCGCGCCCCGTCCGTGTCCTGACCGCGGCCGACCTCGCGGCCCTTGTCAGTGACGCGCCCGAGGGGCTGCGCCCCAAGCGCCGGGATCTGCTGGCGCATCAGGCCGTGCTCGCCGAGACCGGCGCCGCCGGGTGTGTGCTCCCCATGCGCTTCGGCAGCGTCGCGCCGGACGACGAGACCGTCACCGGTGTGCTCGCCGAGCGCGCCGACCACTACAAGGAGCGGCTGCGGGCGCTGGACGGCAAGGTCGAGTACAACGTCAAGGCGGTGCACGACGAGGAGGCCGTCCTGCACCGGCTGCTCTCCGAGAACCCGGAGATCCGGGCCATGACCGAGGCCAACCGGAAGGCAGGAGGCGGCAGTTACGAACAGCGGCTGCGGCTCGGCGAGACGGTGGTCGCCGCGGTCAAGGCCCGCGAGGCCGAGGACGCGACCGAGGTGCGCGCCGCCCTGGAACCGGCCGCGGCAGCCGTGAGCGTGGGCCCCGAGTCCACCGGCTGGCTGGCCAATCTGTCGTTCCTGGTGGAGCGGGAGACGGCCGAGACGTTCGTGACCGGCGTGGAGGAGATCCGCAAGGCCTTCCCCCACCTCGAACTCCGTCTCAACGGCCCGCTGCCGCCGTACAGCTTCGTCGAGCCCGGCCCGGCCCAGCCGGCGGGCAGCGTCCTCGGCGCCGACGCCGCCGAGGAGTGA
- a CDS encoding gas vesicle protein GvpG — translation MGLIGEILLLPFAPVRGSAWVMRQVLSEAERIYYDPAAVRAELALLEDRLEAGEIGEEEFDRREDELLDRLETGLRGSAGTGNGTAR, via the coding sequence ATGGGACTGATCGGAGAGATCCTGCTGCTGCCGTTCGCCCCGGTGCGCGGCAGCGCCTGGGTCATGAGACAGGTACTGAGCGAGGCGGAGCGGATCTACTACGATCCGGCCGCCGTCCGGGCCGAACTCGCCTTGCTCGAAGACCGGTTGGAGGCAGGTGAGATCGGCGAGGAGGAGTTCGACCGCCGGGAGGACGAGCTCCTCGACCGGCTGGAGACAGGCCTGCGCGGCAGCGCGGGCACTGGCAACGGGACGGCGCGATGA
- a CDS encoding DNA primase, producing MNRAGLGLAIGAGYVLGRTKKMKLAFAVGTLVAGRRMQLGPRALADLVTRQLADNPQFKEIGDQLREDLRGVGKAASGAMVERRLDAIADRLHGRTEQVRDQLAGVAPEAPDLGFERNGEDEEPSGPEEAEEAEGYEEFEDVEDVAGAEDSEGAEDYDDGEPELRRSEAARKAPAKKAAEKPPAKAEKPPAKKATTKTAPAKKTTAKKTTAKKTTAKKAAAKKTAAAARKSTTGARSATRGARSRLPKGGGE from the coding sequence ATGAACCGAGCGGGACTGGGCCTCGCGATAGGGGCCGGATACGTCCTCGGACGTACGAAGAAGATGAAACTGGCGTTCGCCGTCGGCACGTTGGTGGCCGGCAGGCGGATGCAACTCGGCCCGCGGGCGCTCGCGGACCTGGTGACCCGGCAACTGGCGGACAACCCGCAGTTCAAGGAGATCGGGGACCAGCTTCGCGAGGACCTGCGAGGCGTCGGCAAGGCGGCATCGGGCGCCATGGTCGAGCGACGGCTCGACGCCATCGCGGACCGGCTGCACGGACGTACCGAACAGGTCCGTGACCAGCTCGCGGGCGTGGCGCCCGAAGCACCCGACCTCGGCTTCGAGAGGAATGGGGAGGACGAGGAGCCCAGTGGGCCCGAGGAGGCCGAAGAGGCGGAGGGCTACGAGGAGTTCGAGGACGTGGAGGACGTAGCGGGCGCCGAGGATTCTGAGGGTGCCGAGGACTACGACGATGGAGAGCCGGAGCTGCGGCGGAGCGAAGCGGCGAGGAAGGCACCGGCCAAGAAGGCGGCCGAGAAGCCGCCCGCGAAGGCCGAGAAGCCGCCCGCGAAGAAGGCCACCACGAAGACCGCGCCGGCCAAGAAGACGACGGCGAAGAAGACGACGGCGAAGAAGACGACGGCGAAGAAGGCGGCAGCGAAGAAGACCGCTGCCGCCGCGCGGAAGAGCACCACCGGAGCCAGGAGCGCCACCCGCGGTGCCCGGTCCCGGCTGCCGAAGGGGGGCGGTGAGTGA
- a CDS encoding gas vesicle protein, protein MTTPSRVPEPYGPNGGANLADILERVLDKGVVIAGDIRINLLDIELLTVKLRLIVASVDKAREMGIDWWEDDPSLSSRARRDELARENAELRERLAALEPGRGQEEIP, encoded by the coding sequence ATGACGACGCCCAGCCGGGTTCCCGAGCCCTACGGCCCGAACGGCGGCGCCAACCTCGCCGACATCCTGGAGCGCGTGCTCGACAAGGGTGTCGTCATCGCCGGCGACATCCGGATCAACCTGCTCGACATCGAGCTGCTCACCGTCAAGCTGCGGCTGATCGTCGCTTCCGTCGACAAGGCACGCGAGATGGGTATCGACTGGTGGGAGGACGACCCGTCGCTGTCCTCACGTGCCCGGCGCGACGAGCTCGCCCGTGAGAACGCCGAGCTGCGGGAGCGGCTGGCCGCTCTGGAGCCCGGCCGAGGGCAGGAGGAGATCCCATGA
- a CDS encoding GvpL/GvpF family gas vesicle protein, which yields MTGLRYVYAVCRPFRSALQAQLKGVAGEPPKQLTHHGLVAVLSTVPERDFAEEPLRAHLEDLDWLTETARAHQSVIDALTAVTTPLPLRLATVFRDDSGVRIMMEAREAEFRRTLDRLEGRVEWGVKVYVDTEPAETGPPAGTGTAASGRDYLRQRRSRVRAHEGRWQQAERFASRLHATLSARAEDSRLHAPQSTSLSGASGRNVLNAAYLVPRADSEGFVEMVDRTKDEETGIRVELTGPWAAYSFVGEEGA from the coding sequence ATGACCGGCCTGCGTTACGTCTACGCCGTGTGCCGTCCCTTCCGGTCCGCGCTCCAGGCCCAGCTCAAGGGCGTCGCGGGCGAGCCGCCGAAACAGCTGACGCACCACGGCCTGGTCGCCGTCCTCAGCACGGTGCCGGAGCGAGACTTCGCCGAAGAACCGCTCCGTGCCCATCTGGAGGACCTGGACTGGCTCACCGAGACCGCCCGCGCCCACCAGAGCGTGATCGACGCGCTCACCGCGGTCACCACGCCCCTGCCGCTCCGGCTCGCCACGGTCTTCCGGGACGACAGCGGCGTACGGATCATGATGGAGGCACGCGAGGCGGAGTTCCGCCGCACCCTGGACCGGCTGGAGGGGCGGGTGGAATGGGGCGTGAAGGTGTACGTCGACACGGAGCCCGCGGAGACCGGCCCGCCTGCCGGGACGGGGACGGCCGCGTCGGGCCGGGACTATCTTCGGCAGCGGCGTTCGCGGGTCCGTGCGCACGAGGGCAGGTGGCAGCAGGCGGAGAGGTTCGCGAGCAGACTGCACGCGACGCTTTCCGCCCGTGCCGAGGATTCCCGGCTGCACGCCCCGCAGAGCACCTCCCTTTCCGGCGCCTCCGGACGGAATGTGCTCAACGCCGCCTATCTCGTGCCGCGCGCCGATTCGGAGGGCTTCGTCGAAATGGTGGACCGTACGAAGGACGAGGAAACGGGAATTCGCGTCGAACTCACCGGGCCCTGGGCGGCCTATTCCTTCGTCGGGGAGGAGGGCGCGTGA
- a CDS encoding gas vesicle protein, producing MTVIERREVALVDLLDRLLAGGVVITGDITLRIADVDLVRIDLNALISSVNAQVPSPFQELT from the coding sequence GTGACCGTCATCGAACGCCGTGAGGTCGCCCTCGTGGACCTGCTCGACCGGCTGCTGGCCGGCGGCGTCGTCATCACGGGAGACATCACTCTGCGCATCGCGGACGTCGACCTCGTCCGCATCGACCTGAACGCGCTGATCAGCTCCGTGAACGCACAGGTGCCCTCGCCCTTTCAGGAGCTGACATGA
- a CDS encoding gas vesicle protein K: MTPRNRLDLEPDTVERDLVKLVLTVVELLRQLMERQALRRFDEGGLTEEQEERIGLTLMLLDDRMTELRERYGLRPEDLNLDLGPLGPLLPRD; encoded by the coding sequence ATGACCCCGCGCAACCGGCTCGACCTGGAGCCCGACACGGTCGAACGCGACCTCGTCAAGCTCGTCCTGACCGTCGTGGAGCTGCTGCGCCAGCTCATGGAGCGACAGGCGCTGCGCCGCTTCGACGAGGGTGGTCTGACCGAGGAGCAGGAGGAGCGGATCGGGCTCACGCTGATGCTGCTCGACGACCGGATGACCGAACTCCGTGAGCGCTACGGACTGCGGCCCGAGGACCTCAATCTGGACCTCGGGCCGCTCGGACCGCTGCTCCCCAGGGACTGA
- a CDS encoding hydrophobic protein codes for MVPILLVLLLALVLFGAGFAVKLLWWIALAVLVLWLLGFLMRGTTAAGGRGRWYRW; via the coding sequence ATGGTTCCCATTCTGCTGGTACTACTTCTGGCGCTGGTTCTTTTCGGTGCCGGATTCGCCGTAAAGCTGCTGTGGTGGATCGCGCTGGCGGTGCTGGTGCTGTGGCTGCTGGGATTCCTGATGCGAGGCACGACGGCAGCCGGTGGCAGGGGCCGCTGGTACAGGTGGTGA
- a CDS encoding class I SAM-dependent methyltransferase, translated as MSKPQGKTRETAVYTHGHHESVLRSHTWRTAANSAAYLLGSLKPHMKILDIGCGPGTITADLAALVPEGHVTGVDRAPEILERARDTAAERGLTNTGFAVADVHALDFPDDTFCVVHAHQVLQHVGDPVRALREMARVTKPGGFIAVRDSDYAAMTWYPASSGLDDWLDLYRRVARANGGEPDAGRRLKSWALAAGLTDITATSSTWTFSTPDERAWWSGLWADRTLASAYAERATAGAHATPEQLRAVSAAWREWGTREDGWFSVLHGEILCRKKA; from the coding sequence ATGTCGAAACCGCAGGGGAAAACCCGGGAAACCGCCGTCTACACCCACGGCCACCACGAGTCCGTGCTGCGCTCGCACACCTGGCGGACCGCCGCCAACTCCGCCGCCTACCTGCTCGGTTCACTCAAGCCGCATATGAAGATCCTGGACATCGGATGCGGCCCGGGCACGATCACGGCCGACCTGGCGGCGCTGGTCCCCGAGGGGCACGTCACCGGCGTCGACCGGGCGCCGGAGATCCTGGAGCGGGCCCGGGACACCGCCGCCGAGCGGGGCCTGACGAACACCGGCTTCGCGGTGGCCGACGTCCACGCGCTGGACTTCCCGGACGACACGTTCTGCGTGGTCCACGCCCACCAGGTGCTCCAGCATGTCGGCGATCCGGTGCGGGCGCTGCGTGAGATGGCCCGGGTGACGAAGCCGGGCGGGTTCATCGCCGTCCGCGACTCGGACTACGCGGCGATGACCTGGTATCCCGCGTCTTCGGGCCTGGACGACTGGCTGGACCTGTACCGGCGGGTGGCCCGCGCCAACGGCGGCGAGCCGGACGCGGGACGCCGGCTGAAGTCCTGGGCGCTGGCGGCGGGCCTCACCGACATCACCGCCACCTCCAGCACCTGGACCTTCTCGACGCCGGACGAGCGGGCCTGGTGGAGCGGCCTGTGGGCGGACCGCACCCTGGCGTCGGCGTACGCCGAGCGCGCCACGGCCGGCGCTCACGCGACCCCCGAGCAACTACGGGCCGTGTCGGCCGCCTGGCGGGAGTGGGGGACGCGGGAGGACGGCTGGTTCAGCGTGCTGCACGGGGAGATCCTCTGCCGGAAGAAAGCCTGA
- a CDS encoding bifunctional phosphatase PAP2/diacylglycerol kinase family protein: MSPDVDLTVPKPGHHVLRDWLLALDNRLFEFAAERHWPGAERILPKLSRSANHGVLWFATAAVIAASRTPRGRRAAARGVASLSLASATINTLGKRSVRRPRPVLDPVPLVRQLKRQPITTSFPSGHSASAAAFATGVALESPAWGAAVAPVAWSVVLSRVYTGVHFPSDVLAGAALGAGAAYAVQGLVPTRPQGTPARPRADVPALPDGAGLVVVANKAAGTAERVNALAQSLPRAEIVQCQSAEIHDELVKAAARARVLGVCGGDGTVNTAAGIAMRHGLPLAVLPGGTLNHFARDLGVEDVRDLSRAVRGGEAVRVDVGRFVCGERNGIFLNTCSLGVYPELVRERDRWSHRIGGWPAGVLAALRVLNADRHPLQAELGGRARPLWLLFVGNGTYHRMGLVPGRRADLADGRFDVRVVHGGRKPALRLLAAAFAGPLTRSPAHAAVQVGRLRVAGVAPGTLLAHDGEVTEVAGEVTVEKLPEALTVYRPLNGKSV, from the coding sequence ATGAGCCCAGACGTCGATCTCACCGTCCCGAAGCCCGGCCACCATGTGCTGCGTGACTGGCTGCTCGCGCTGGACAACCGGCTCTTCGAGTTCGCCGCCGAGCGCCACTGGCCCGGCGCCGAGCGCATCCTGCCGAAGCTGAGCCGGAGCGCGAACCACGGTGTGCTGTGGTTCGCCACGGCGGCCGTCATCGCGGCGAGCCGGACGCCCCGGGGCCGCCGTGCCGCGGCCCGCGGCGTCGCCTCCCTCAGCCTGGCCTCGGCCACGATCAACACGCTCGGCAAACGCAGTGTGCGCCGCCCGCGCCCCGTCCTCGACCCGGTACCGCTGGTCCGGCAGCTGAAGCGGCAGCCGATCACCACATCGTTCCCGTCCGGTCACTCCGCGTCCGCGGCGGCCTTCGCGACCGGCGTCGCCCTGGAGTCCCCCGCCTGGGGCGCGGCGGTGGCACCGGTCGCGTGGTCGGTCGTCCTGTCCCGCGTCTACACCGGCGTCCACTTCCCGAGCGACGTGCTCGCGGGCGCCGCCCTGGGCGCGGGTGCCGCGTACGCCGTACAGGGCCTGGTGCCGACCCGCCCCCAGGGCACGCCTGCCCGGCCCCGTGCGGACGTCCCCGCCCTGCCGGACGGCGCGGGCCTGGTCGTCGTGGCCAACAAGGCCGCGGGAACCGCCGAGCGCGTGAACGCGCTGGCCCAGTCGCTGCCGCGGGCGGAGATCGTGCAGTGCCAATCGGCGGAGATCCACGACGAGTTGGTGAAGGCGGCGGCCCGCGCCCGGGTGCTCGGCGTGTGCGGCGGCGACGGCACGGTGAACACGGCCGCCGGGATCGCGATGCGCCACGGCCTGCCGCTGGCGGTGCTGCCCGGCGGCACGCTGAACCACTTCGCCCGCGACCTGGGCGTGGAGGACGTCCGCGATCTGAGCCGGGCCGTCCGCGGCGGCGAGGCCGTGCGGGTGGACGTGGGCCGGTTCGTCTGCGGCGAGCGGAACGGCATCTTCCTCAACACCTGCAGCCTGGGCGTCTACCCGGAGCTGGTGCGCGAACGGGACCGCTGGTCGCACCGGATCGGCGGCTGGCCGGCGGGCGTCCTCGCGGCACTGCGCGTGCTGAACGCCGACCGCCATCCACTGCAGGCCGAACTCGGCGGCCGGGCACGCCCGTTGTGGCTGCTGTTCGTCGGGAACGGCACCTACCACCGGATGGGCCTGGTGCCGGGCCGGCGTGCGGATCTGGCGGACGGACGGTTCGACGTACGGGTGGTGCACGGCGGCCGCAAACCGGCGCTGCGGCTGCTCGCGGCGGCCTTCGCGGGCCCGCTCACCCGCTCCCCGGCCCACGCGGCGGTCCAGGTGGGCCGGCTGCGGGTGGCCGGCGTCGCGCCGGGGACCCTGCTCGCCCACGACGGCGAAGTCACGGAGGTGGCGGGCGAGGTGACGGTGGAGAAGCTGCCGGAGGCGCTCACGGTGTACCGCCCGCTGAACGGGAAGTCCGTATAG
- a CDS encoding histidine phosphatase family protein encodes MRLLLIRHGQTPSNVDHLLDTAVPGPGLTALGERQAALLPEALADEDIEALYISTLIRTRLTAAPLAAARGLDMIVRDGIRELTAGDLEMLPGDGEHGRTYMETVFAWAAGDVELRMPGGESGTEALARYDAVVAEAAGSGAGTVAMVSHGAAIRMWTAARADNVDISFAAAHHLDNTGVVVLEGSPADGWKALSWAGAVVEATGPGTESGPTGQPL; translated from the coding sequence ATGCGCCTGCTCCTCATACGCCACGGCCAGACTCCCTCGAACGTGGACCATCTGCTGGACACGGCGGTTCCCGGCCCGGGGCTGACCGCGCTCGGCGAGCGTCAGGCGGCCCTGCTGCCCGAGGCACTCGCCGACGAGGACATCGAGGCCCTGTACATCTCCACCCTGATCCGCACCCGGCTCACCGCCGCCCCGCTCGCCGCCGCCCGCGGCCTCGACATGATCGTCCGCGACGGCATCCGGGAGCTGACGGCCGGTGATCTGGAGATGCTGCCCGGTGACGGGGAGCACGGCCGGACCTACATGGAGACCGTGTTCGCCTGGGCGGCGGGCGACGTGGAGCTGCGGATGCCCGGCGGCGAGAGCGGCACCGAGGCGCTGGCCCGCTACGACGCCGTGGTCGCCGAAGCCGCAGGCAGCGGGGCCGGTACCGTCGCCATGGTCAGCCACGGCGCGGCGATCCGCATGTGGACGGCGGCCCGCGCGGACAACGTCGACATCTCCTTCGCCGCCGCCCACCACCTCGACAACACCGGCGTGGTCGTCCTGGAGGGCTCCCCGGCCGACGGCTGGAAGGCACTGTCGTGGGCGGGCGCCGTCGTGGAGGCCACCGGACCCGGCACGGAGAGCGGCCCGACCGGTCAGCCCCTGTAG